Sequence from the Vanessa tameamea isolate UH-Manoa-2023 chromosome 4, ilVanTame1 primary haplotype, whole genome shotgun sequence genome:
aatattagtatgggATATATCAGATGCGTGACATGTACTTATGAGATTATTCCAATGGCACAAACCccttttttacgtttttttttttctaaataatacagATTACATTTATAGTCTCACATTTAGGATAtaacttttttgtaattttgtttttattaatatttggtatCAAATATGTAATAAGCTTtaccatattaaaattattgtttttgagaTAGTCATCCAtaaacttatatacttatatttgtttgttaattatCATTACTATTAAAAGTGTTTTGGTTTCCCTCTGatgaaataatcatttatatagattatttaagtgTTAAAGCATGAAGAAGTGATTAAAAGAGCATTTTTCCACTTGAAAgctaatattaattgtattgtaatgttTACTGTTATTTCATAAACTATACATTGATGCACACATTTAACAGATTTTCAAATTTGGTAAGAAATTTAAGGAATACCAAATCCAATTTAAAACACCAACACTTACAACATtgttataacaaaaaacatgaaattattgATTGCCTTAGCTTTAGTCACAACACaatgtagaaaaatatttaaattaatacagaGAGTAAAGCAATTATTGAGTTTAAATGATGTCTCTAGGTGGTGAAATGAAATGTAAGGAATTAGAATACATGTTCTGTTGTTCAGAGTAATTCAAAATACTTATATCATTGTGTACACCACCAAACATTATTAATTCACCATTGCCCTTGACTAAAGAGTACATAACTAACTCTTCAGGTGCACCATGCATTTCACCAAGACGGGGACATAACCATGAcacaaaatttaatgaatttccaTCAACTACTGTAGAAATATCCAATACATGCATTGCAAgagtatttcgttttattttcttaacagCTGGAGGTCTTTGTTGAGGATTATCAGCAGGTGGTTCTATCCTATTTTCTAAGTGGGCTATTTGCCGTTGATTAATGAGATCATTTTCTGGTGGTGCATTACTACCAGCAGAATCACAAGCAAAAGCAGCCATTCTGTATTTATTAGCTTCTTGTAATTGTCTGACTATTTTCATTCctttattctgtaattaatttataattaattagtatgtcaattattgtaaaataaataaaaaatgtaatttagtaCCTAACCTTATTTTTACTTCTTCTCAGAGCTGATTCTTTTTTAGAAATGTCAAATGTGTTATTTTGCCTTACTTCAGCACTGGAACTAGCAATATTAGCATCCtgattagtatttaatattccCAAATTAAGAGATTGATCATTTTCATTACTAGGTCCAGCTGTTGGTTCGTTAATTGGATTTCGTTGCCTGGGCAACACTCCACGCCTTCCATTGATATTTTGGTCTCTATCTAATGGTCTTTGTAAACTTTGTTCAACTCTCACAGAAACTGGTGCCCCTTCCCTATTATGGTTTGATAATCTAACAGCTGATGTCACTAATGGCTTAGCACTATTCCATCCATTTCTACTCCTACTCAGACTTACAATTTTGTCTCCAACTCTACACGCTGGGTTACACCATATATTAGCAGAAGcccattctttatttttaacagcTATTTCTTTCCATGTCCATATAGGACCTTTCATGGTAAGTATCCAACAATCACTATAAACAAAGCGATTTTGTAAAGTTTGCACACCCCCTAATAGCATAAGTCTGTCACAGTCCAGCTTAATGAGTGATTGAGCATAGCGTGGAGATGGTCGAGGCTTGGTTGTTGATTGTTTTCTCCAACTAAATGTTGACATGTTTAATACCCATACATCATTTGAACACTGCATTTGGAAAATCTGAGCAGGTGACATAACTAAGCCACCAAACACTATCATTTCATCATCTTTCATACATGCAGAATGCCCTGCCATAGGAGGTGGAGGATTTGTTGCATTAATTAATAtccatttattagttttaacaCAGTAAAAGTGAATATCATTAAACATTGTGACATTTTGGTAATATTGTGAGAGAGATGGATAAGTCCAACCcccaaaaacaattaaataatctttatagttAACCATGGTTGTATATGCTTTGGGAACAGGATATGTGCCTGTTGCGAGTGGTCTGATCCATTGTCTTTTAGACAAGTCAAATCTCCACAAATCATTAAATGATGTTGCATTTGTAGTACAGCcaccaaaaatatacatattgttcTCAAGAATACATGCTGCATGCGAAAACCTTTTTGTTATAGTAGGTACTATATCTGTAGCTGTTACATTCTTCCACAATATATTGAACTCGCCTAcagcttttattaattttatagaagttTTATGTAAGACATCTGGAAAAAAATCgagatattttgtaaataagtaacACCTATGTTGAGAAACCATGACTGTACTGTTATGATGTTCCTATTTTGTACATGTTTTAATTCACTTACTTTGAGCACAACCACACCATCGTTTACAAACACTCTTACAGTTCTGTAAATCTTTATATGGTGGTAAAAAGCTTAATATGAATTCTAATACTTCATCGGGGAGGTCCTCGATAGTTATTTGTAATGTTGGATCTAAAGTTtccatttcaaaatttaaatcactGTTATCGTAAAATGTTGTTTCTCCATAGTTCTTTCAGATGAAGAAAGTTATGTGAGataaaaacacaaaaagaaACATGTGTTGTTGTACGAATTTAGTTTCAGAATCAGTCTGtttctattttatctataatttaatacttaaatgacattaatgacaattataacgacagaataaaaaaattacgctcGGACTCTTATTATAGAGTGaggaatatattattgtataatatataaaaatcgtcCCTCataatgtatgaaatttaaatcgcGCTACTGAAGCAAAAGAGTACAATTTGAAGGAAGTATTAGAATACTGTagatatttagtaaattatacacaatttatCTATGTtaccaaaatttattaataccaaTTAATCAaccacatatattttaattccaaattataaattttgaattaccTAGCCTAGACATTGAAGCGCGATTTtggtagtttttaaaattatttttttaaatatttttgtagaaacCTTTTTGGGGTGAAGACCCATATGATATAACTCTCTACACTCCGTATGTCTAAGAGTGGAGTGTGAATGGACGAAATCATGATTATTCTTCTTTTTATACGACAAAATTATTGCAATATACCATGACTGTTTTATATGATTCGACAGCATTGCATGATACTGATAGCGTACATAATAGATAGATATACGGTAGTCAAGACAAAAACACTGTAAAACATAATGTAATCCATTATACATTCCTCGATATGGACGCACTATGAATTCAgctaaaattttagtaatacgAATTTTAGgtgaaatataaaaagtgataataaagttcattttaggtatatttaaacCATAATGTTACGTGCGATTGCGCAATCCTGCTCCTATACTCTTGAGGATGGAAAGAGAATGATaatagtatatgtatttataatttttattgcgaAAACTTACTAAAaggaagtcggttaaaaaaatgtaaactactGGAGGTATCTTCTAAAGTCAGATGTTTCTTCAATGTACAGAACATTAtcctgatataatataattgattgcTAGTGTGAATACTTAAGGTActctgtttttaattaaagttttcatCTTACAGATTTTAACGATCATTTTTGCCGAATAGAAAAGAGTTGCCGCATAGCATAATATATGATAACTCAACATAGTTATAGCATTAAAAACAGGTGAATGTACTCTATACTACAcgtaaatttgtaatttaacacTTGCTGGTGGATAaagctaatataattatacctacTGAAATGCAAAATCTTTCTGAACCAGAATATTGTCTTTGTCAAGTGTCAATTCTTAATGTCAATCAGTAACCGGGAATATTCAAGTTAAACTAGAAAGGTACTTTGTATTTCAGAGAAAGCAAAGCTAATAATGGACTTTAAGAAAATGAACtagataaaatactttttctatCTAGTTGCAAGTTTATTGATgtggtataaataaaaatcttttatctgatatatttttgacttaGTGGCATGTGACAGATAACCTAAGTGGATTtaacttgtaattaaaacaGTGGAAACAGGAGACTTTTTGATATTATTGAGTGAATCAAGTGCAAAATGCAACAGATATTAAATGCCAGtccttttattgataaattaaagcATTTTCAACAAGTATTATCATATAGAATTCAACTGACAACATCACAAAaggtaacatttaattataatttacatattaaaacacaatcaaataaaattacgttttatCTTTTTCactattcgtttttaatattattataattcaatatacatatattacatatacagtTTGTTAGGTAGGTTTTGACACATCACAAGAAcattattgataacattattGTAAAGAGAagctttgttattttttcaaaattgtatattaaatgtcaGGTTATGCTATGGAGCTTAGGAGTGGTTGGTACAAGTGCAATGGTGGTAGGCATCCTTTCAAGATATCTTGCAAGAAGGCGAGCAAAACCAATTTTTAACCCAAGGATACAAAGGGCAATAAACAAGAGACTGTCAAGGATGAGAAGTCCAAATGGAGGTATTAACAACTCaactctaaaaaatatattattatttgttgtaattatttttgtgtaaaaccTTTAATCTAATATGATTTTTGCCACAGGTATGGGATCTGTTGCAAGCAGTGGGGGCCGAAGTAGTCCACTTGGCTTCAGTGAGAGGCTTTCAATGGCATCTGGGTCTATTGGTTCTGGTGGAGATGCTGCATCTCTCTCTCCACAGCAGCTTGGAGTAATGGGTAAGTCAGCTTGTATGTTTCAGTAGTAGGCAATCTGATGTAAAGAAGATTATGTAATGTttcataatagaaataaataattttgttcttaaaaaaataaaagtaaatttaatattaaaattacacaaagggTGTATAACTCAAAAAATTGAAGCGCCATCTAATGAGGAATAGCGATACttcaaagtatataaatttttcATCATGTAGTTTGCAATTAATCTAAAAGATGGAGctctaatacattttattcttaCAACTTCACTTTCCTTCTTCTtagtaaataggtatttaaataattcctcAAAGTAAAAATGATtatctctatttttttttgtataatccaAACACAGCTCTCTAGAGgtttcaagttttttatttgttatatgtttcaaggttttaatattgcaaggtaaaacattaataaaatactttactgTTAATCGtacttttagaaaataatatatattttgttttagtatcGTTTACATTAAGCCacataagaaattatatttttaaatttatttaagttaatttctaTTGCAAATTTTGTATAGGTTTTTTGGTTATataaacgattaaataaaatacatcgaTGTAATCGCCTTGATTACATCGacttgcaattattattattaacaataatatttagtgaacaTGGAGATTgcaattaattgatatttaccttaagacgtttattttatagaacattCGAATCATAAAAACCGTTAATAACAATTCGTTATAATCGTATCCAAAtttgttacattaataaaattgaaaatacctAACTTAATACCGAAGTATAACCGCGATAATTATTGTGATCTTATCTAAATGACCTTTAAAATGTTGCCTGTTATATAGTtgcaaattacaaaaattaattcCTGTTAAacgtttttatagtatttattgaatgttgatttaataaatatttaaatataacctttaaattattcttagtcAATACCCCACGAAGGCCAGTAAGATCATATAATTCACATTTCAAATGTATGGCTCGTTGGTCTAGGGGTATGATTCTCGCTTTGGGTGcgagaggtcccgggttcaaatcccggaCGAGCccatctttttatttttgtcgtcAAAGTAtcttacaagattttttttatatgggaaataaaaaaaaaatcttttcatagTCATTACAGTACTGaagatgattaattaaatacatttcgtCTTTACTGTCCGTTAAAAGTGAAGTTTTAATGAGTTTGTTGTCTAAGATCTATACCTAATCTATGGTCTGTctacatttttaagaaatttctcACATTACTGTtacttatttctaaatattttaatattttttaagtacacGGCATATTTACGGTTATGAAAACAAGAAAAACCTGAGTACATAGGTAATTGTCTGATAACATTTTTCCCGCACTGGAACTGTACATTTTGTTCTGATCAACGTATAAAAAATTTTACCTGGTATTAGAAAACTTAACAAAATGTCAGTATCATTTTTATCAATTGTatcatgttaaattaaaaatattattgacatgAAACAGTGTCACGGCACTAGATCTCTGTCTATTATAAATATGGCGAGTTATGTTTAGCTAATCGTGCGATCAGTTCTATTAGCATGTTTTTTTCTGCTTGTTTTCAGTACTgatttacagttattttattaaaaaaaaaaaaattatcttcacGGCTCACTATATACGTCCGACAATTTGGCATATTTGCATTAACAAatacttattcaaatataacGTGGATGAAATATCGAGCACAGCTGGTTTTTTAATATGGGAAGTAAATTTCGTAAACTAGGTACATAGAACTGTCACAGGCACTGatcgtaattaattttatttctacaactgacatacttttatttacaaacagagATCTTTTTATGTAGCTTCTACGAATCATTAGTTGCGAACCAATATCAATAAGTCCACTGAGAACCCTGGGACATTACGGCTCTGTTTTAACTTCGCGACACGTTCGACCTACTGACAATTGTAGGACATATTtgcatactttaataaaaattgattaaatatattacaacgattaaaatgttgtttatatacggaaaaaaatgtatataagtcttatacataatatatgaatattgacATCGTTTTTCGTTTCTacagattaataatttttaaagacaaCTATTTATTTCCTAAATCATAATTACTAAAGCCTATGCATTTGTATGATTTGTTTtatgatacattattattaaaacggattcagtttataatttttaaatgaaaaaacaatataaaatatactaaaaaatgttttcactgcTATATTGTACTCGTAAGTACTTAAACCGAAATTAGAATTGCTAACAATATTATTACCTTTTTGGTGTCTCTGTAGCCGAGTAATAAATACCGAG
This genomic interval carries:
- the LOC113395002 gene encoding F-box only protein 42, translated to METLDPTLQITIEDLPDEVLEFILSFLPPYKDLQNCKSVCKRWCGCAQNVLHKTSIKLIKAVGEFNILWKNVTATDIVPTITKRFSHAACILENNMYIFGGCTTNATSFNDLWRFDLSKRQWIRPLATGTYPVPKAYTTMVNYKDYLIVFGGWTYPSLSQYYQNVTMFNDIHFYCVKTNKWILINATNPPPPMAGHSACMKDDEMIVFGGLVMSPAQIFQMQCSNDVWVLNMSTFSWRKQSTTKPRPSPRYAQSLIKLDCDRLMLLGGVQTLQNRFVYSDCWILTMKGPIWTWKEIAVKNKEWASANIWCNPACRVGDKIVSLSRSRNGWNSAKPLVTSAVRLSNHNREGAPVSVRVEQSLQRPLDRDQNINGRRGVLPRQRNPINEPTAGPSNENDQSLNLGILNTNQDANIASSSAEVRQNNTFDISKKESALRRSKNKNKGMKIVRQLQEANKYRMAAFACDSAGSNAPPENDLINQRQIAHLENRIEPPADNPQQRPPAVKKIKRNTLAMHVLDISTVVDGNSLNFVSWLCPRLGEMHGAPEELVMYSLVKGNGELIMFGGVHNDISILNYSEQQNMYSNSLHFISPPRDII